A genomic region of Cannabis sativa cultivar Pink pepper isolate KNU-18-1 chromosome 1, ASM2916894v1, whole genome shotgun sequence contains the following coding sequences:
- the LOC133029061 gene encoding protein DETOXIFICATION 18-like — protein MENSDVTEPLIEVEGNEVIRGKWWNRVLDAEEAKQQVLFSLPMIITNGFYYLIPLISVMFAGHLGQLHLAGATLANSWATVSGYAFMVGLSGALETLCGQGFGAKSFKLLGIHLQTACITSTIFSIIISFIWFFTEQLLLFLRQDPQIAETAGLYTKFLIPSIFAYGYIQNILRFLQTQSVVRPLILFSSIPLVFHIGITYCLVHLTPLGFKGAPLATSVTLWLTFLMLAAYVMFSKEFNLTWQGFSLESFSYILTNLKLAIPSAAMVCLEYWAFEILVFLAGLMPNSEVTTSLIAICVNTEAITFNFTYGLSAAASTRVSNELGAGRPDRAKSAMIVTLKLCGVLSLILILALGFGHNIWAGLFSDSSEILKLFASLTPLLAISIVIDSLQGILSGVVRGCGWQQTAVYVNLGTFYFIGMTSAAILAFKFKLYVKGLWTGMACGMLCQAFTLMLIIMCTQWTKLQLAEEKPKKGESILA, from the exons ATGGAAAACTCTGATGTGACGGAACCATTGATAGAGGTGGAAGGAAATGAAGTCATCAGAGGAAAATGGTGGAACAGAGTGTTAGATGCAGAAGAGGCCAAACAACAGgttctcttttctcttcctaTGATAATCACCAACGGTTTCTACTATTTGATTCCACTTATTTCCGTCATGTTCGCCGGCCACCTTGGCCAGCTCCACCTCGCCGGAGCTACTCTTGCTAACTCATGGGCCACCGTCTCCGGCTATGCTTTCAtg GTTGGATTAAGTGGAGCTCTTGAGACTCTATGTGGGCAAGGATTTGGAGCAAAGTCATTCAAACTGCTTGGGATTCATCTACAAACGGCTTGTATCACATCCACCATCTTCTCAATCATTATCTCATTCATCTGGTTTTTTACAGAACAATTACTGCTTTTTCTCCGCCAAGATCCTCAAATCGCTGAGACCGCAGGACTCTATACCAAGTTTCTGATTCCTAGCATATTTGCATATGGttatattcaaaatattttgaGGTTTCTTCAGACACAATCAGTTGTTAGGCCTTTGATATTGTTCTCATCAATCCCATTGGTCTTTCACATTGGTATCACATATTGTTTGGTGCATTTAACACCTCTTGGTTTCAAAGGAGCTCCACTAGCAACCTCAGTCACACTCTGGCTAACCTTTTTAATGTTGGCTGCATATGTCATGTTCTCTAAGGAATTTAATCTCACTTGGCAAGGATTTTCACTTGAATCCTTCAGTTACATTCTCACAAACTTGAAACTTGCCATTCCCTCTGCAGCTATGGTGTG CTTGGAATACTGGGCGTTTGAGATTCTGGTGTTCTTAGCAGGACTGATGCCAAACTCGGAAGTAACCACTTCACTAATTGCAATATG TGTAAACACAGAAGCCATAACATTCAACTTTACGTATGGCCTTAGTGCTGCAGCCAG CACAAGGGTATCGAATGAGTTAGGGGCAGGGCGTCCGGACAGAGCTAAGAGTGCAATGATTGTTACCTTGAAACTTTGTGGAGTTCTTTCCTTGATATTAATTTTGGCTTTAGGATTCGGACACAACATCTGGGCTGGTTTATTCAGTGACAGTTCTGAAATATTGAAGTTGTTTGCTTCCTTGACTCCTTTGCTTGCAATATCCATAGTAATTGATTCTCTCCAGGGTATTCTATCAG GTGTGGTAAGAGGATGCGGTTGGCAGCAAACGGCTGTATATGTGAACTTGGGAACATTTTATTTCATTGGCATGACTAGTGCAGCCATTCTtgcatttaaatttaaattatatgtcaag GGACTGTGGACTGGTATGGCATGTGGTATGTTGTGCCAAGCATTCACACTCATGTTGATAATAATGTGCACACAATGGACCAAATTGCAACTGGCTGAAGAGAAACCCAAGAAAGGAGAATCGATATTAGCTTGA